From the Oryza glaberrima chromosome 5, OglaRS2, whole genome shotgun sequence genome, one window contains:
- the LOC127773923 gene encoding transcription factor MYBC1-like, with the protein MREEEEPSWFARWEEQLPAPDELMPLSQSLITPDLAVAFDIPTHGGGGGGGVGGGVVGGDGVGGGGGGGGGGGGGVGAGEMNGGASSAAGSSGGGGGGGGGDEPARTLKRPRLVWTPQLHKRFVDAVAHLGIKNAVPKTIMQLMSVDGLTRENVASHLQKYRLYLKRMQGVGNGGGGGGGGSAGAGGSHSSGSGTDAATEHLFATGPVPFLPPGRAPAGGDPYPPFAPMGGHHHHPPQIGHFHHHPAARPLGHYGSGPGAGFDHGFLSRAVAGGGPPVGPPGMHHRMVGPAAGMAMMAPSPFAEELELGSRGGGGGGGRRELTLFPTTGDH; encoded by the coding sequence atgagggaggaggaggagccgagctGGTTCGCGCGGTGGGAGGAGCAGCTGCCGGCGCCGGACGAGCTGATGCCGCTGTCGCAGTCGCTCATCACGCCCGATCTCGCGGTGGCCTTCGACATCCCGACGcatgggggtggtggtggtggtggggtgggcGGGGGTGTTGTCGGGGGTGATGGggtgggaggtggaggtggtggtggtggtggtggtggcggtggcgtggggGCAGGGGAGATGAACGGCGGggcgtcgtcggccgccgggtcgagcggcggcggcggcggcgggggaggtggcgACGAGCCGGCGCGGACGCTCAAGAGGCCCCGGCTCGTGTGGACGCCGCAGCTGCACAAGCGGTTCGTCGACGCGGTGGCGCACCTCGGCATCAAGAACGCCGTCCCCAAGACGATAATGCAGCTGATGAGCGTCGATGGCCTCACGCGCGAGAACGTCGCGTCGCACCTCCAGAAGTACCGCCTCTACCTCAAGCGCATGCAGGGggtcggcaacggcggcggcggcggaggagggggcagcgccggcgccggcgggagccactcctccggctccggcacGGACGCCGCCACGGAGCACCTCTTCGCCACCGGGCCggtccccttcctcccgcccggCCGCGCCCCCGCCGGCGGGGACCCGTACCCGCCGTTCGCCCCCATGGgcgggcaccaccaccacccgccgcagATCGGCCacttccaccaccaccccgccgcgcgcccgctcGGCCACTACGGCTCCGGCCCGGGCGCCGGCTTCGACCACGGGTTCCTCAGCCGGgccgtcgccggaggcggcCCGCCCGTCGGCCCACCGGGGATGCACCACCGCATGgtcggccccgccgccggcatGGCGATGATGGCGCCGTCCCCCTTCGCCGAAGAGCTGGAGCTCGGAtcccgaggaggcggcggcggcggcgggcgccgcgaGCTTACTCTGTTCCCGACGACCGGCGACCACTGA